The proteins below come from a single Iocasia fonsfrigidae genomic window:
- the uvrB gene encoding excinuclease ABC subunit UvrB — MQAKDFVLHSPYEAKGDQPQAINKLVEGIKKGYRHQTLLGATGTGKTYAMAAVIEKVNKPTLVIAHNKTLAAQLTSEFKEFFPENTVGYFVSYYDYYQPEAYVPQTDTYIEKDSSVNEDIDKLRLSATSSLFERRDVLIVASVSCIYGLGNPADYLDLSCTLKVGHLKDRKEILRDLAVMQYSRNDLDLSRGHFRVKGDVIEVFPAYDDLAIRIELFGDEIDRITKIDTLTGEVLGEYQEVTIYPASHFVTPEDKIKKAVRTISKELEERLNELEKDNKMVEGQRLKQRTSYDLEMLSQMGFCSGIENYSRHLAGRPAGSRPDTLLDYFPENDFLVMIDESHMTIPQIGGMYAGDRSRKEKLVEYGFRLPSALDNRPLNFKEFEKLVPQAIYVSATPGPYEQEHSQQVVEQIIRPTGLLDPEVEVRPIEGQIDDLLSEIKIVIERNERVLVTTLTKRMSEDLTEFLAGAGVKVRYLHSDIDTIERSEIIRDLRLGKFDVLVGINLLREGLDLPEVSLVSILDADKEGFLRSERSLIQTIGRAARNVQGKVIMYADTITGSMARAIEETNRRREIQEEFNRKNGIKPETIVKPVREVLRPVDMVVSEEKKDTYNTKYDEDKAELSANEIRHLIIDLENEMKEAADNLEFELAAQIRDEIKEYEEELGNKKKKK; from the coding sequence ATGCAGGCTAAAGATTTTGTCTTACATTCACCATATGAGGCTAAAGGGGATCAGCCTCAGGCGATTAATAAGTTGGTTGAAGGGATTAAAAAGGGTTACCGGCATCAGACGCTACTGGGGGCTACAGGCACAGGTAAGACCTATGCCATGGCTGCTGTAATAGAGAAGGTAAATAAGCCTACCTTGGTTATTGCCCATAATAAGACCCTGGCTGCTCAGCTGACAAGCGAATTTAAGGAATTTTTTCCGGAAAATACAGTCGGTTATTTTGTCAGTTATTATGATTATTACCAACCAGAGGCCTATGTGCCACAGACTGATACCTATATTGAGAAGGATTCATCTGTTAATGAGGATATCGATAAACTGCGTTTGTCGGCGACCAGTTCACTCTTTGAGCGCCGGGATGTTTTGATAGTGGCCAGTGTTTCCTGTATATATGGTCTTGGTAATCCAGCTGATTACCTGGACCTATCCTGTACTCTTAAGGTGGGGCATCTTAAAGATAGGAAAGAGATATTGAGAGACCTGGCAGTGATGCAGTACAGCCGGAATGACCTTGACCTTAGTAGAGGTCATTTCAGGGTAAAGGGTGATGTAATTGAGGTTTTTCCTGCCTATGATGACCTGGCAATTAGGATAGAATTATTTGGTGATGAAATAGATCGTATTACTAAAATAGATACTCTGACAGGTGAGGTGCTGGGTGAGTATCAGGAGGTAACTATCTACCCGGCCAGTCATTTTGTTACCCCTGAGGATAAGATAAAAAAGGCAGTAAGGACTATCAGCAAAGAACTGGAAGAGAGATTAAATGAACTGGAAAAGGATAATAAAATGGTTGAAGGCCAGCGGCTTAAACAGAGGACAAGTTATGACCTGGAAATGCTGAGTCAGATGGGTTTTTGTTCGGGGATAGAGAATTATTCACGCCATCTGGCAGGTCGACCGGCAGGTTCCAGACCTGATACATTACTGGATTATTTTCCGGAGAACGATTTTCTAGTAATGATAGATGAGTCCCATATGACCATACCTCAGATTGGTGGTATGTATGCTGGGGACAGGTCCAGGAAAGAAAAACTGGTAGAATATGGTTTTCGCCTCCCTTCAGCCCTTGATAATCGGCCCTTGAATTTTAAGGAATTTGAAAAACTGGTTCCCCAGGCTATTTATGTCTCCGCTACCCCCGGACCTTATGAGCAGGAACACAGCCAGCAGGTTGTTGAACAGATAATTCGACCAACTGGTTTGCTTGACCCTGAAGTAGAGGTTCGTCCTATAGAGGGCCAGATAGATGACCTCCTTAGTGAGATAAAGATAGTTATTGAGAGGAATGAACGGGTACTGGTTACTACTTTAACTAAACGGATGTCTGAGGATTTAACTGAATTTCTGGCTGGTGCCGGAGTTAAAGTCCGCTACCTCCACTCTGATATAGATACCATTGAGCGTTCGGAGATAATCAGGGACTTACGGCTTGGTAAATTTGATGTCCTGGTAGGTATTAACCTCTTGCGGGAAGGGCTGGATTTGCCTGAGGTGTCCCTGGTGTCTATTCTGGATGCAGATAAGGAAGGGTTCCTCCGTTCTGAACGTTCTTTAATCCAGACTATCGGCCGGGCGGCCCGTAATGTACAGGGAAAGGTAATCATGTATGCTGATACTATTACTGGTTCAATGGCCAGGGCTATTGAAGAGACAAATAGGAGGCGGGAGATTCAAGAGGAATTTAACAGAAAGAATGGAATTAAACCTGAAACAATTGTTAAACCGGTCAGGGAGGTACTGCGCCCTGTTGACATGGTTGTCAGTGAAGAGAAGAAAGATACTTATAATACAAAATATGATGAAGATAAAGCAGAGCTCTCGGCAAATGAGATCAGGCATTTAATTATTGACCTGGAAAATGAGATGAAGGAAGCGGCTGATAATCTTGAGTTTGAACTGGCTGCCCAGATTCGTGATGAGATTAAGGAATATGAAGAGGAATTGGGAAATAAAAAGAAGAAAAAATGA
- the uvrA gene encoding excinuclease ABC subunit UvrA, with product MARDKIIIKGAREHNLKNINLEIPRDKLVVITGLSGSGKSSLAFDTIYAEGQRRYVESLSAYARQFLGQMEKPRVEYIEGLSPAISIDQKTTSKNPRSTVGTVTEIYDYLRLLYARIGIPHCPECGQEISSQTVDEIVDQLLDLSEKTRIQILAPVVRGRKGEHQKVLTRALRDGFVRARVDGETMMLGEEEIDLDKNFKHDIEIIVDRIVIKAGIRERLADSVETALEKGDGLIIVDVIDGEELSFSEKFACPDCGISLEELSPRAFSFNSPYGACPNCDGLGIKKEFDPDLILDWDRPINDGGIIPWKNSSSRYYPQLLKALAKEYGFSLSAPLGELAEEIIEVILYGSDQVLSFPYTNRYGRTRQHDTVFEGIISNLKRRFSETDSNYIHQKMESFMNDRPCNVCQGKRLKPEVLAVTVGGISIASFTSFNIKEAYNFLDEIDLDQRSSYIAQEILKEIKDRLKFLINVGLDYLTLDRAAGTLSGGEAQRIRLATQIGSGLVGVLYILDEPSIGLHQRDNNRLINTLQHIRDVGNTVIVVEHDEDTIRSADHIIDVGPGAGKHGGEIVAEGSLDDILANKGSLTARFLSGRDEIPIPEERYQPNGKYLEIKGASQHNLKGIDVKIPLGTLTCVTGVSGSGKSTLINNTLKRRLMQHFYDSTPRPGKHDSIEGLEYLDKVINIDQSPIGRTPRSNPATYTKVFDYIRKIFAQTQEARSRGYKKGRFSFNVKGGRCEACKGDGIIQIEMHFLPDVYVPCEVCGGKRYNRETLEIKYKGKTIADILAMTVEEALEFFENIEPLKRRLQTISDVGLSYIRLGQPATTLSGGEAQRIKIATELGKRSTGKTLYILDEPTTGLHFADVKKLLEVLHRLREGGNSVIVIEHNLDVIKAADYIIDLGPEGGDRGGEVIACGSPEEVARVKESYTGHFLQKVLFPDKEKVIVNS from the coding sequence ATGGCTAGAGATAAAATTATTATTAAAGGGGCCAGGGAACATAATCTTAAGAATATAAACCTGGAGATTCCCAGAGATAAGCTGGTGGTTATTACAGGTTTGAGTGGTTCAGGTAAGTCTTCTCTAGCTTTTGATACTATCTATGCAGAGGGTCAGAGGCGTTATGTGGAATCACTATCAGCTTATGCTAGACAGTTCCTGGGACAGATGGAAAAACCCCGGGTAGAGTATATAGAGGGCCTGTCCCCGGCCATCTCTATTGACCAGAAGACTACCAGTAAAAATCCCCGTTCAACAGTGGGAACGGTAACTGAGATATATGATTACCTCCGTTTATTATATGCCAGGATTGGTATACCCCACTGTCCTGAATGTGGTCAGGAGATATCATCACAGACAGTGGATGAAATAGTTGATCAACTCCTTGACCTGTCTGAAAAGACCAGGATTCAAATCCTGGCACCTGTAGTCAGGGGAAGGAAGGGAGAACACCAGAAGGTCCTTACCAGGGCTCTGCGTGATGGTTTTGTCAGGGCCAGGGTTGATGGTGAAACTATGATGCTTGGTGAAGAAGAAATTGATTTAGATAAGAATTTTAAACATGATATTGAGATTATTGTGGACAGGATTGTGATTAAAGCTGGTATTAGAGAAAGGTTAGCTGACTCTGTTGAAACAGCCCTGGAAAAGGGTGATGGTCTGATAATTGTTGATGTAATTGATGGTGAGGAATTAAGTTTCAGTGAGAAATTTGCCTGTCCTGATTGTGGTATTAGTCTTGAGGAGTTATCACCCCGGGCTTTTTCTTTTAACAGCCCTTATGGGGCCTGCCCAAATTGCGATGGTTTAGGGATTAAGAAGGAATTTGACCCTGACCTTATTCTTGACTGGGATAGACCGATTAATGATGGTGGTATTATACCCTGGAAGAATTCCTCCAGTAGGTATTATCCACAGCTCCTTAAGGCCCTGGCTAAGGAATATGGTTTTAGTTTAAGTGCACCATTAGGTGAACTGGCTGAGGAGATAATTGAGGTGATTCTCTATGGGTCAGATCAAGTGCTGTCTTTCCCATATACCAACCGTTATGGGAGGACAAGGCAGCATGATACGGTTTTTGAAGGGATTATTAGTAATTTAAAACGGCGTTTTAGTGAAACAGATTCTAATTATATTCACCAAAAAATGGAGTCTTTTATGAATGATAGGCCCTGTAATGTCTGTCAGGGAAAGAGGTTAAAACCGGAGGTCCTGGCGGTAACGGTAGGCGGTATCTCCATTGCTAGTTTTACCAGTTTTAATATCAAGGAGGCCTATAACTTTCTTGATGAAATTGACTTAGATCAAAGGTCTAGTTATATTGCCCAGGAAATCCTTAAAGAGATAAAAGACCGTTTGAAATTCTTAATTAATGTAGGGCTTGATTACCTGACCTTAGATAGGGCAGCTGGAACACTCTCTGGTGGTGAGGCCCAGCGGATCAGATTAGCAACCCAGATTGGTTCTGGTCTGGTTGGTGTCCTGTATATACTTGATGAACCAAGTATTGGCCTCCATCAGCGGGATAATAACCGTTTGATAAATACTTTACAGCATATCCGTGATGTGGGTAATACGGTAATAGTTGTGGAACATGATGAAGATACCATCCGTTCTGCTGACCACATTATAGATGTTGGTCCTGGGGCAGGTAAACATGGTGGAGAGATTGTGGCTGAAGGTTCTTTAGATGATATTCTTGCTAATAAAGGTTCCTTGACAGCCAGGTTTTTATCCGGTAGGGATGAAATTCCCATACCGGAAGAAAGATATCAGCCTAATGGGAAGTACCTGGAAATAAAAGGGGCCAGTCAGCATAATTTGAAGGGGATAGATGTGAAGATTCCTCTGGGTACTCTGACCTGTGTGACAGGGGTTTCTGGTTCTGGTAAGAGTACCTTGATTAATAATACCTTAAAACGCAGGTTGATGCAGCATTTCTATGATTCAACACCGCGTCCTGGTAAACATGATAGTATTGAGGGTCTGGAATACCTGGATAAGGTAATAAATATTGACCAGTCCCCTATCGGGAGGACACCTCGTTCTAACCCGGCCACCTATACAAAGGTCTTTGACTATATTAGGAAGATTTTTGCCCAGACCCAGGAAGCACGGAGCAGGGGTTATAAAAAAGGCAGGTTTAGTTTTAATGTTAAGGGGGGGCGCTGTGAGGCCTGTAAAGGGGATGGAATTATTCAAATAGAGATGCATTTCCTTCCAGATGTCTATGTCCCCTGTGAGGTCTGCGGAGGAAAACGTTATAACCGTGAGACTCTGGAGATTAAATATAAAGGCAAGACCATTGCTGATATACTGGCTATGACAGTGGAAGAGGCCCTGGAGTTTTTTGAGAATATAGAGCCACTTAAACGCCGGCTGCAGACTATCAGTGATGTTGGTCTAAGTTATATTCGATTGGGACAGCCGGCAACGACACTCTCCGGTGGTGAGGCCCAGCGGATTAAGATTGCTACTGAACTGGGCAAGCGGAGTACTGGTAAAACACTCTATATACTGGATGAACCCACAACCGGCCTTCACTTTGCTGATGTAAAAAAACTCCTTGAGGTATTGCATAGGCTCAGGGAAGGTGGTAATTCAGTAATAGTAATCGAGCATAATCTTGACGTAATTAAAGCCGCTGATTATATTATTGACCTGGGCCCAGAGGGTGGTGACCGCGGTGGTGAAGTGATCGCTTGTGGCAGTCCTGAAGAGGTAGCCCGGGTTAAGGAATCATATACCGGTCACTTCCTCCAGAAGGTTCTGTTTCCAGATAAAGAAAAGGTTATTGTCAATAGCTAG